Proteins from a single region of Scleropages formosus chromosome 22, fSclFor1.1, whole genome shotgun sequence:
- the LOC108918202 gene encoding probable G-protein coupled receptor 173, whose product MQNEVPQFLVSEGREAATRTSKRAVQGGGGGGGKGEWQSLTVGNCSKEGMASGNESSNGPGSPLAAMAGTGGMVGGGWSSAVSTYVKLVLLGLIICVSLVGNLVVSLLVLRDRGLHKAPYYFLLDLCLADTIRSAVCFPFVLVSIKNGSAWTYSVLSCKVVAFMAVLFCFHAAFMLFCISVTRYMAIAHHRFYSKRMTFWTCVAVVCMVWTLSVAMAFPPVFDVGTYKFIREEDQCIFEHRYFKANDTLGFMLMLAVLILATHVVYMKLLFFEYKHRKMKPVQMVPAISQNWTFHGPGATGQAAANWIAGFGRGPMPPTLLGIRQNLHNQNRRLLGMEEFKVEKRLGRMFYVITLFFLVLWSPYIVACYWRVFVKACTIPHRYLSTTVWMSFAQAGVNPIICFFLNKDLKKGLLAHLPPCCRTTPQLPREPYCVI is encoded by the coding sequence ATGCAAAATGAGGTTCCCCAGTTCCTTGTGAGTGAAGGAAGAGAGGCAGCCACGAGGACGTCCAAGAGAGCAGtccaaggaggaggaggaggaggaggaaagggggAGTGGCAGTCCCTCACGGTAGGGAACTGCAGCAAAGAAGGGATGGCCAGCGGAAACGAGAGCAGCAATGGCCCTGGCAGCCCGCTGGCGGCTATGGCAGGGACAGGAGGAATGGTGGGTGGGGGCTGGTCCTCAGCCGTTTCTACCTACGTCAAGCTGGTTCTCCTGGGTTTGATCATCTGCGTCAGCCTCGTGGGCAACCTGGTGGTCTCCTTGCTCGTCCTGCGCGATCGGGGCCTGCACAAAGCCCCATACTATTTCCTCCTGGATCTCTGTTTGGCAGACACCATCCGATCAGCTGTCTGTTTCCCATTCGTCCTGGTGTCCATCAAGAATGGCTCCGCCTGGACGTACAGCGTGCTGAGCTGCAAGGTGGTGGCCTTCATGGCTGTGCTGTTTTGCTTCCATGCTGCCTTCATGCTCTTCTGCATCAGCGTTACCCGCTATATGGCCATTGCCCACCACCGCTTTTACTCCAAGCGCATGACCTTTTGGACTTGTGTGGCGGTGGTGTGCATGGTCTGGACGCTGTCGGTGGCGATGGCATTTCCACCTGTTTTTGATGTAGGTACCTACAAGTTCATCCGTGAGGAGGACCAGTGTATCTTTGAGCACCGCTACTTCAAGGCCAATGATACGCTGGGATTCATGCTGATGTTGGCTGTGCTGATCCTGGCCACTCACGTAGTCTACATGAAGCTCCTGTTCTTTGAGTACAAGCACCGCAAGATGAAGCCTGTTCAAATGGTGCCAGCCATCAGCCAGAATTGGACCTTCCATGGGCCTGGCGCCACGGGCCAGGCAGCCGCCAATTGGATTGCAGGATTTGGCCGGGGTCCCATGCCTCCCACTCTGCTAGGTATCCGGCAGAACTTGCATAACCAGAACCGGCGCTTGTTGGGTATGGAGGAGTTCAAGGTGGAGAAGCGGCTGGGGAGGATGTTCTATGTCATCACGCTTTTTTTCCTTGTACTGTGGTCACCTTACATCGTGGCCTGCTACTGGCGTGTGTTCGTGAAGGCCTGCACCATCCCACATCGGTACCTCTCCACCACCGTCTGGATGAGCTTCGCTCAGGCCGGGGTCAATCCCATCATATGTTTCTTCCTCAACAAGGACTTGAAGAAGGGGCTGCTGGCTCACTTGCCTCCCTGCTGTAGGACTACACCTCAACTGCCCCGTGAGCCTTACTGTGTCATATGA